One part of the Hippopotamus amphibius kiboko isolate mHipAmp2 chromosome 14, mHipAmp2.hap2, whole genome shotgun sequence genome encodes these proteins:
- the LOC130835847 gene encoding iron-sulfur cluster assembly enzyme ISCU-like has translation MAAAGAGRLRQAASALLLQALRLPARELSAPARLYHKKVVDHSENPRNVGSLDKTSKNVGTGLVGAPACGDVMKLQIQVGEKGKIVDARFKTFDCGSAIASSSLATEWVKGKTVEEALTIKNTDIAKELCLPPVKLHCSMLAEDAIKAALADYKLKQEPKKGEAEKK, from the coding sequence aTGGCGGCGGCTGGAGCTGGCCGTCTGAGGCAGGCGGCGTCGGCCCTGCTACTCCAGGCCCTGCGCCTGCCGGCCAGGGAGCTGTCAGCTCCGGCTCGGCTCTATCACAAGAAGGTTGTTGATCATTCTGAAAATCCCCGGAATGTGGGGTCCCTTGATAAGACATCTAAAAATGTTGGAACTGGATTGGTGGGGGCTCCAGCGTGTGGGGATGTCATGAAATTACAGATTCAAGTGGGTGAAAAGGGGAAGATCGTGGACGCCAGGTTTAAGACATTTGACTGTGGTTCTGCTATCGCCTCCAGCTCATTAGCCACCGAATGGGTAAAGGGGAAGACGGTGGAGGAAGCCTTGACCATCAAAAACACAGACATCGCCAAGGAGCTGTGCCTCCCACCTGTGAAACTGCACTGCTCCATGCTGGCCGAAGATGCCATCAAGGCTGCCCTGGCTGATTATAAACTGAAACAAGAACCCAAGAAAGGAGAGGCCGAGAAGAAATGA